A part of Clarias gariepinus isolate MV-2021 ecotype Netherlands chromosome 14, CGAR_prim_01v2, whole genome shotgun sequence genomic DNA contains:
- the med1 gene encoding mediator of RNA polymerase II transcription subunit 1, giving the protein MAAAATLRSASPVRDPGSERVKVEEGTEAEKQSRVSALLERLHAKHNASRPWQETSKVVRTAMEKRGVMNSAGHQLLLNCLETLQRALKVSSLASMTDRLESIARQNMLGSHLSPSETECYITSDMFYVEVQLDNMGQLIDVKVAHHGENPASCPELIQHLREKNFEEFSKHLKGLVNLYKLPGDNKLKTKMYLALQSLELDLTKMMHMFRITTKANTVETILHGGVGLLTPRSGGHLLSLQCYVSPYDIFEEETGAQLNYTDATIPRSLGVCVSVTVEGTSSIYKLPIAPLITGSHPVDNKGTPTFSPASSSNCVDLPACFFLKMKRPIPFSLSFIHRMGNITGIPVFESVPALSTLYDLIIKSQLGEEDGNSALASARSMRFYASLPGQQHCYFLNGDAPVQDGNSLQGALVSKIPFRHPAHVPALLDIIRHQAAYNTLIGSCVKKTYIKEDAPGLLQFEVCPLTDSSFSVSFQHPVNESLVCVVMDVIDSRQIACKLYKGLSDALICTDEFITKVVQRCMSIPVTMRAIRRKAETIQADTPALSLIAETVEIMVKKNLPPTGSPGYLGMGAGPDGSNTVGLPCVGEAATPTGGSTAGNLGAGGPFQGSLFSMNHQGGSVVETMGQMGSQPQQLQQQLQPQHSHGSDDFSKVTQNPILTSLLKITGSVGSSPTPQGSAGSQPHQTPPPTTSPASNTKNHPMLMNLLKDNPSQDFAALYGSSPLERQNSSGSPRTDSQGQPCPGGSTKGKKKRPRGTDKGIMGTGGGMGMKQQAQQQQLGGVSHQHHHTHPAPEDDFHRALFSMDADASQNPIFDINLPGDGLDTPHSITPAPSQCGTPPPGSGMSYHPQSHGQSQTQIQAQPPGSISRMGRLSSSESIPTDIHDILSDIPDPATKGSGGSHGQHHMGGEEGGSLDTPLRDSSSSGQGSAVFEADLFNTNSNENTYTDPADLIAEAATAATPNSDGSMNNFYTDADFGHELLHEQGTFAHANYFDSSPSSEPDIDLVKSFSGGSQQNTPSGTPQNPTSHGRSTPDAPLKDPFDVSMVFSGNSGGGKPLLGPGPDLGDSHSHGGGSQSPLTMGIAGLSSDFKSSEVKVKQQQMRPKEDNGGGNSGMMMGGTGSAEGKQIKRSRTPSSEGKSKEKPPKRKKLDPDGKSPSHSSGGRPYTPPSGSVSSGGSISGGGSKSPGSSGRSQTPPGGATPPIPKITIQLPKGKTSSLGGYTSSSSAAGSTGGASGTSSSKSHHSHSSSLSGKIKTSKMEGSMGQGNSSKQQSTGGSGSGMPPQSKSSSLGIGSGKPGSSPITKHGMSGSGSSGSSGSISGNKIRPQGGKPPGSLINPSIKPNISPSHSRSGSSDKLSSPMKLGQGQVPGTPPSSKAKSPIGSGSGSSGGSKSSSGSGMSSQKQLSSGSSSGSSSSSTSSASSSSSSGSMSFSSGGQSQYGGSGGGGGGGGSGGGGGNNPNAKGKSPSRNKKPSLTAVIDKLKSVGGSIGGEECEGGGGAGGPGSNAGTGGGAVPSNVGPPKRDKVEKEGKSKGSLSTGNSGDKKMMDSKGSGVSSTGVAKIIISKPDGGSPSIKSKVTLQKAGDGSSEGSMRSQHSSLKASPLFSGSTPKHDRSSPSHSRSPGYTPLLQDSGSESGSSSVAEKSHQNSPSSDDDQTMRPLQPPQDYMSVSLGEKHKKHKKEKKKQKERERERDRDRDRDREKEKKKSAMSCGPSSHQMKAESWSRSPMSSSEPSISLHSSERTLRQSPPYMHTEDDDLMDSALTGSNLEPFK; this is encoded by the exons GTTGGGGTCACATCTGAGTCCCTCAGAGACAGAGTGCTACATCACCTCTGACATGTTCTACGTAGAGGTGCAGCTTGACAACATGGGACAACTGATCGATGTCAAAGTGGCTCATCATGGAGAAAACCCTGcg AGCTGTCCCGAGCTCATCCAGCACCTGAg AGAGAAAAACTTTGAGGAGTTCTCCAAACACCTGAAGGGTCTTGTGAACCTGTACAAGCTTCCCGGAGACAA TAAACTGAAGACTAAGATGTACCTGGCCCTGCAGTCTTTGGAGCTCGACCTCACCAAGATGATGCACATGTTCAG GATAACCACGAAGGCTAACACAGTGGAGACGATCCTGCACGGCGGCGTGGGTCTGCTCACCCCGAGGAGTGGCGGACATCTCCTGTCTCTGCAGTGTTACGTCTCACCTTACGACATTTTCGAGGAGGAGACCGGCGCTCAGCTCAACTACACCGACGCAACCA tCCCTCGTTCTCTCGGAGTGTGCGTGTCTGTGACTGTGGAGGGAACCTCGTCCATCTACAAACTTCCCATCGCTCCTCTCATCACCGGCTCTCACCCAGTGGATAACAAAGG GACGCCGACGTTTTCCCCAGCGTCGAGCTCTAACTGCGTAGACCTGCCAGCGTGTTTCTTCCTAAAGATGAAGCGGCCCATTCCCTTCTCGCTGTCCTTCATCCACAGAATGGGCAACATTACAG GTATCCCAGTGTTTGAGTCAGTTCCTGCCCTGTCCACCCTCTATGACCTCATCATTAAGAGCCAGCTCGGTGAAGAAGACGGAAACAGCGCCTTAGCATCGGCCCGATCCATGAGATTTTACGCA TCTCTGCCTGGACAGCAGCACTGCTACTTTCTGAACGGAGATGCCCCAGTGCAGGATGGGAACTCTCTGCAGGGGGCACTGGTGTCCAAAATCCCATTTCGACACCCTGCTCATGTGCCCGCTCTGCTGGATATAATACGTCACCAGGCAGCTTATAACACACTGATTGGAAGCTGTGTAAAAAAGACCTACATAAAGGAAG ATGCCCCTGGGCTGCTGCAGTTCGAGGTCTGTCCGTTGACGGACTCCAGCTTCAGCGTGTCCTTCCAGCATCCTGTCAATGAGTCTCTCGTATGTG TTGTAATGGACGTAATCGACTCACGGCAGATTGCGTGTAAGCTGTATAAGGGTTTGTCTGATGCTTTGATTTGCACAGATGAGTTCATTACCAAGGTGGTTCAGAG ATGCATGTCTATCCCTGTGACAATGCGTGCAATTCGTCGCAAAGCAGAAACGATACAGGCGGACACCCCAGCCTTATCCCTAATAGCTGAAACTGTGGAGATAATGGTAAAAAAGAACCTTCCCCCAACAGGTAGCCCTGGTTACCTGGGGATGGGTGCGGGACCTGATGGGAGCAACACAGTGGGGCTACCATGTGTCGGGGAAGCTGCTACACCTACAGGAGGCAGTACCGCTGGAAATTTGGGTGCAGGTGGGCCTTTCCAAGGCTCACTTTTCAGCATGAACCACCAGGGAGGTTCTGTTGTAGAAACTATGGGACAGATGGGAAGTCAGCCGCAACAGCTACAGCAGCAGCTCCAACCACAGCACAGCCATGGTTCGGATGATTTTAGCAAGGTGACTCAGAACCCGATACTCACGAGCCTTCTGAAGATAACAGGAAGTGTAGGATCTAGTCCCACTCCCCAGGGTTCTGCTGGTTCACAGCCACACCAGACCCCACCACCAACCACCTCACCTGCTAGCAATACCAAAAACCATCCCATGCTGATGAACTTGTTAAAGGACAACCCTTCACAGGACTTTGCAGCCCTTTATGGTAGCAGCCCTCTAGAAAGACAAAATTCCTCTGGTTCTCCCCGAACGGACAGCCAGGGTCAACCCTGTCCTGGGGGAAGCACCAAAGGCAAGAAGAAACGGCCAAGGGGCACTGATAAGGGTATAATGGGAACAGGAGGAGGGATGGGAATGAAACAGCAGGCCCAACAACAGCAGTTGGGAGGCGTAAGCCACcagcaccatcacacacaccctGCCCCTGAAGATGATTTCCATCGTGCCCTCTTTTCCATGGATGCTGATGCCTCTCAGAATCCCATTTTTGATATCAATCTTCCAGGTGATGGGTTAGACACTCCTCACAGTATCACCCCAGCTCCAAGTCAATGCGGGACCCCACCACCTGGTTCTGGAATGTCTTACCATCCACAGTCACACGGTCAGTCTCAGACGCAAATTCAGGCGCAACCACCAGGGTCTATATCTCGTATGGGGCGGCTCTCTAGCTCTGAAAGCATTCCTACGGATATACATGACATTCTCTCTGATATTCCTGATCCAGCCACCAAAGGGAGTGGCGGCAGCCATGGGCAGCATCACATGGGTGGGGAAGAAGGAGGTTCCCTAGACACTCCACTAAGGGATTCTTCTAGCTCAGGTCAGGGTAGTGCAGTATTCGAGGCTGACCTTTTTAACACCAACAGCAATGAAAACACTTACACTGATCCAGCAGATCTGATTGCAGAGGCCGCTACTGCAGCAACTCCAAATAGTGATGGGTCaatgaataatttttatacAGATGCAGACTTTGGCCATGAATTGCTGCATGAACAGGGAACCTTTGCACATGCAAATTACTTTGACAGTTCACCTAGTTCAGAGCCAGATATTGACCTTGTTAAGAGTTTCAGTGGGGGAAGTCAACAGAACACGCCTTCAGGCACCCCTCAGAATCCAACTTCGCATGGTCGTAGCACACCTGATGCCCCTCTAAAGGATCCGTTTGATGTTAGCATGGTTTTTAGTGGGAACAGTGGAGGAGGAAAACCATTGCTAGGCCCAGGGCCAGATTTGGGTGATTCACATTCTCATGGAGGTGGCAGTCAGAGTCCACTCACAATGGGCATTGCAGGACTTAGCAGTGATTTTAAAAGTAGTGAAGTAAAGGTCAAACAGCAGCAGATGCGACCAAAGGAGGATAATGGGGGAGGTAACTCTGGGATGATGATGGGAGGAACAGGCTCTGCTGAAGGAAAGCAGATAAAACGTAGTCGCACACCTTCTAGTGAgggaaaatcaaaagaaaagccACCTAAGCGTAAAAAGCTCGATCCAGACGGCAAGTCTCCCTCACACAGCTCTGGGGGTCGACCTTATACCCCTCCAAGTGGAAGTGTCAGTTCAGGAGGTTCAATAAGTGGAGGTGGGTCTAAATCCCCAGGCAGCTCAGGTCGTTCTCAGACCCCACCAGGAGGTGCCACCCCTCCCATACCTAAAATCACAATACAGCTTCCCAAAGGAAAAACATCATCTCTTGGAGGTTATACGTCAAGCAGTTCAGCAGCTGGAAGTACTGGTGGTGCAAGTGGCACGAGCAGCAGCAAAAGCCACCATTCTCACTCTTCTTCGTTGTCAGGAAAAATAAAGACCAGTAAGATGGAAGGCTCCATGGGACAAGGTAACAGTTCTAAGCAACAAAGTACTGGCGGAAGTGGTAGTGGCATGCCCCCTCAGTCCAAAAGCTCTTCCCTTGGGATAGGTTCAGGTAAACCAGGCTCTTCCCCCATTACCAAGCATGGTATGTCGGGTTCAGGTAGCAGTGGCAGCAGTGGGTCAATTAGTGGGAATAAAATAAGGCCTCAAGGAGGCAAGCCCCCTGGATCACTGATAAACCCTAGCATTAAGCCTAACATCTCTCCTTCACACTCTCGTTCTGGGAGTTCTGACAAACTTTCCTCCCCGATGAAGCTTGGGCAAGGTCAGGTTCCAGGTACCCCACCGTCCTCAAAAGCTAAGTCGCCAATTGGTTCTGGAAGTGGGAGTTCCGGGGGCTCAAAGTCCTCCTCTGGCAGTGGAATGAGTTCCCAGAAACAGTTAAGTAGTGGCTCTTCCTCTggttcttcctcctcttccactTCATCTGCTAGCTCCTCCTCTTCATCAGGCTCTATGTCATTTTCCTCTGGTGGTCAGTCACAATATGGAGGAAGTGGGGGTGGTGGCGGTGGAGGAGGCAGTGGAGGAGGTGGGGGGAACAACCCTAATGCCAAAGGAAAGTCTCCTAGCCGAAACAAAAAACCTTCCCTTACAGCAGTCATAGACAAGCTGAAGAGTGTAGGTGGTAGCATTGGTGGAGAGGAATGTGAAGGAGGTGGAGGAGCGGGTGGTCCTGGCAGCAATGCAGGGACTGGAGGTGGAGCAGTACCTTCAAATGTTGGTCCTCCAAAGCGAGACAAGgttgaaaaagaaggaaaatctAAAGGATCTCTTTCAACAGGAAATTCGGGGGATAAAAAGATGATGGACAGTAAAGGTAGTGGTGTGAGCAGTACTGGTGTGGCTaagattatcataagcaaaccAGACGGAGGTTCTCCAAGCATCAAGTCCAAAGTAACTCTCCAGAAAGCTGGTGATGGCTCATCTGAAGGTTCCATGCGCTCCCAGCATTCAAGCTTAAAAGCATCTCCTCTTTTCAGTGGCTCAACACCAAAGCATGATCGCAGTTCCCCAAGCCACAGCCGCTCGCCTGGATATACACCTCTGCTCCAGGACAGTGGGAGCGAATCTGGTAGTAGTTCAGTGGCAGAGAAATCTCACCAGAACAGCCCCAGCTCTGATGACGATCAGACTATGAGGCCGCTGCAACCGCCACAGGACTACATGTCGGTCAGCTTGGGAGAGAAACACAAGAAgcacaagaaagaaaagaaaaagcagaaagaaagagagcggGAAAGGGATCGAGATAGGGACAGGGATCgagagaaggagaagaaaaaatctGCAATGTCCTGCGGTCCTTCTTCACACCAAATGAAGGCAGAGAGCTGGTCCAGGTCTCCAATGTCATCTTCAGAACCCTCTATATCTTTGCACAGCTCTGAGCGTACCTTACGACAGAGTCCTCCCTACATGCACACTGAGGACGATGATCTGATGGACTCTGCTCTAACCGGCTCTAACTTGGAACCGTTCAAGTAA